One region of Macadamia integrifolia cultivar HAES 741 chromosome 11, SCU_Mint_v3, whole genome shotgun sequence genomic DNA includes:
- the LOC122093167 gene encoding cysteine synthase 2, with protein MAPVGTTATGVLVAAVSMAVLSYFLGSYRSRLWSRRTHSLHLSNIRDGLIGAIGNTPLIRIKSLSEATGCEILGKSEFLNPGGSVKDRVAVKIIEEALDSGELVRGGVVTEGSAGSTAISLATVAPAYGCKCHVVIPDDVAIEKSQILEALGATVERVRPVSISHKDHYVNVARRRALEAKDLALKRRTSEQMDDKDLKLINGHTYENGESITVISDDCKGGFFADQFENLANFRAHYQGTGPEIWEQTGGNLHAFVAAAGTGGTVAGVSRFLQEKNPDVKCFLIDPPGSGLFNKVTRGVMYTREEAEGQRLKNPFDTITEGIGINRLTKNFMMAELDGAFRGTDREAVEMSRFLLRNDGLFLGSSSAMNCVGAVRVAQSMGPGHTIVTILCDSGMRHLSKFCNPEYLSRYGLTPSATGLEFMGLG; from the exons ATGGCGCCTGTGGGAACAACTGCCACAGGTGTTTTAGTTGCTGCGGTTTCTATGGCCGTACTCTCTTATTTTCTCGGAAGTTATCGGTCGAGGCTCTGGTCTCGTAGAACCCATAGCCTCCATTTGTCGAACATCAGGGATGGGCTAATCGGCGCCATTGGAAACACGCCTTTGATCCGTATCAAAAGCCTTTCTGAGGCTACTGGTTGTGAA ATTCTCGGAAAATCTGAATTCTTGAATCCTGGGGGAAGCGTGAAGGATAGAGTTGCAGTTAAAATCATCGAAGAG GCTCTAGATTCTGGTGAGCTGGTTCGTGGTGGAGTAGTTACTGAGGGAAGTGCTGGAAGCACTGCCATTAGCCTTGCCACAGTGGCTCCTGCTTATGGTTGTAAATGCCATGTGGTGATCCCAGATGATGTTGCTATTGAAAAG TCTCAAATTCTTGAagctcttggagccactgttgAAAGAGTAAGACCAGTTTCAATTTCGCATAAAGACCATTATGTCAACGTTGCGAGGAGAAGAGCATTGGAAGCAAAAGACTTAGCATTGAAGCGAAGAACATCTGAACAAATGGATGACAAAGATTTAAAGCTAATCAATGGTCACACATATGAGAATGGGGAATCCATTACTGTTATATCAGATGATTGTAAAGGAGGGTTTTTCGCAGATCAGTTTGAAAACCTTGCAAACTTTCGGGCCCACTATCAGGGCACTGGGCCTGAAATTTGGGAACAAACTGGTGGCAATTTGCATGCTTTTGTGGCAGCTGCAGGCACAGGCGGCACTGTTGCTGGTGTTTCCCGGTTTCTTCAG GAAAAGAATCCAGATGTCAAGTGCTTTCTGATTGATCCACCTGGTTCTGGTCTGTTCAATAAGGTGACAAGAGGGGTAATGTATACTAGGGAAGAAGCTGAAGGTCAGAGGCTGAAGAACCCGTTTGACACCATAACTGAAGGTATCGGAATCAACAGATTAACGAAGAATTTCATGATGGCAGAACTTGATGGGGCTTTTAGAGGAACAGATAGGGAGGCTGTTGAGATGTCCAG GTTTCTTCTGAGGAATGATGGGCTATTTCTTGGGAGTTCTTCTGCCATGAATTGTGTAGGAGCTGTCAGAGTGGCACAATCGATGGGGCCTGGTCACACAATTGTAACAATTCTTTGTGACAGTGGAATGAGGCATCTCAGTAAATTTTGTAATCCTGAGTATTTGTCTCGGTATGGTTTGACTCCATCAGCAACTGGGTTGGAGTTTATGGGTCTTGGTTGA
- the LOC122093675 gene encoding phytochrome C: MSSKSNRTNCSRSSSARSKHSARVVAQTSVDAKLHEEFEESEQFNYSTSIDLNISAADNNAPSSSVSVYLQRMQRGKLIQPFGCMIAVEEQSFAVIAYSENAPEMLDLAPHAVPSIEQKEALTIGTDARTLFRSSSAAALQKATNFGDVNLLNPILVHCRNSGKPFYAILHRIDVGLVIDLEPVNPADVPVTAAGALKSYKLAAKSISRLQSLPSGNISLLCDVLVHEVSDLTGYDRIMVYKFHEDEHGEVIAECCKPDLEPYLGLHYPATDIPQASRFLFMKNKVRMICDCLAPSVEVIQDKRLPQPLSLGGSTLRAPHGCHAQYMANMGSIASLVVSVTINEDDDDDEIVSDQKMSKKLWGLVVCHHTSPRFVPFPLRYACEFLIQVFGIQLNKEVELAAQQREKHILQTQTMLCDMLLRDAPVGIVTKSPNVMDLVKCDGAALFYRNKFWLLGITPTEGQIKDIAGWLLDRHDQSTGLSTDSLMEAGYPGASILGDAVCGMAAIKITSKDFLFWFRSHTAKEIKWGGAKHDPVIKDDGRKMHPRSSFKAFLEVVKRRSLPWEDVEMDAIHSLQLIMRGSLQDDNEKDSKTIVDATSVDARIQRVDELHLVTSEMVRLIETASVPILAVDAFSNINGWNTKVSELTGLSVQQAIGVPLTDIVIDDSVEEVKSMLRSALQGNEEKNIEIKLKTFGSEEGKGPIILVGNACCNRDMQENVVGVCFIGQDVTGQKMVMDKYTRIQGDYISIVRSPSALIPPIFMIDEFGCCLEWNDAMQKLSGLKREETINRMLLGEVFTVHNFGCRVKDQDTLTKLRILLNGVIAGQDAGKLLFGFFDHRGKYVEALLSANKRIDAEGKITGALCFLHVPSPELQHALKVQKLSEEAAKNSLMELAYIRQEIKNPLQGIIFTHNLMGASDLSEEQKQHLRRTALCHEQLAKIVDDTDLENIEECYLELNAVEFNLGETLEVVITQAMILSGERQVDLIPESPREVSSMFLYGDNLRLQQVLSDFLTNALLFTPAFEGSSVVLRVIPRAERIGTAIHIVHVEFRITHPAPGISEALIQEMFHHGQGFSKEGLGLYISQKLVKIMNGTVQYLREAERSSFIILIEFPLVRRSVESR; this comes from the exons ATGTCGTCCAAGTCGAACAGAACAAATTGTTCCAGGAGCAGCTCTGCTCGATCAAAACACAGTGCTCGTGTTGTTGCTCAGACATCCGTTGATGCTAAGCTTCATGAAGAATTTGAAGAGTCTGAACAGTTCAATTATTCCACTTCCATTGACCTCAACATCTCAGCCGCTGACAACAATGCCCCCTCTTCTTCCGTTTCAGTTTACCTTCAACGGATGCAGAGGGGGAAGCTCATCCAACCCTTTGGTTGTATGATTGCCGTGGAAGAACAGAGTTTTGCAGTAATTGCCTACAGTGAGAATGCTCCTGAGATGTTGGACCTGGCCCCTCATGCAGTCCCCAGCATTGAACAAAAGGAAGCTCTCACAATCGGCACTGATGCTCGAACCCTCTTCCGCTCCTCAAGTGCTGCGGCCTTGCAGAAAGCCACCAATTTTGGGGATGTTAATCTCCTCAATCCGATATTGGTACACTGTCGGAACTCTGGTAAGCCCTTCTATGCAATTTTGCACCGGATTGATGTTGGGTTGGTTATAGATTTGGAGCCAGTGAATCCTGCTGATGTCCCAGTCACTGCTGCTGGGGCATTGAAATCGTATAAGCTTGCAGCCAAATCCATATCCAGATTGCAATCTTTGCCGAGTGGGAATATCTCACTATTATGTGATGTACTAGTTCATGAAGTCAGTGACCTTACAGGTTACGATAGAATAATGGTATATAAGTTTCATGAAGATGAACATGGTGAAGTGATTGCTGAGTGCTGTAAACCTGATTTGGAGCCTTATCTTGGCTTACATTACCCAGCTACTGATATACCACAGGCTTCAAGGTTTCTCTTCATGAAGAACAAGGTTAGAATGATCTGTGACTGTTTGGCGCCATCGGTGGAAGTGATTCAAGACAAGAGATTGCCACAGCCATTGAGTCTTGGTGGATCCACGCTGAGAGCTCCCCATGGGTGCCATGCGCAGTACATGGCAAATATGGGCTCTATCGCATCCCTTGTAGTGTCTGTTACAATCaacgaagatgatgatgatgatgagattgTGAGTGATCAGAAAATGAGTAAGAAGCTTTGGGGTTTGGTAGTTTGCCATCATACAAGCCCTAGATTTGTCCCATTCCCTCTGAGGTACGCCTGTGAGTTTTTgatacaagtgtttggtatacaACTTAACAAGGAAGTGGAATTGGCGGCTCAACAAAGGGAGAAGCATATTCTGCAGACTCAAACTATGCTTTGTGACATGCTCCTTAGGGATGCTCCTGTGGGGATTGTTACCAAATCACCTAATGTGATGGACCTTGTTAAGTGCGATGGAGCTGCACTCTTTTACAGGAACAAATTTTGGTTGCTTGGCATCACGCCTACAGAGGGACAAATAAAAGATATAGCTGGATGGCTTCTTGATCGCCATGATCAGAGTACAGGTTTGAGTACAGATAGCCTTATGGAAGCTGGCTACCCAGGTGCTTCAATTCTTGGAGATGCGGTTTGTGGAATGGCCGCCATCAAGATTACTTCAAAGGATTTCCTCTTTTGGTTCCGTTCACATACGGCAAAAGAGATCAAGTGGGGTGGTGCAAAACATGACCCAGTCATTAAGGATGATGGCAGGAAAATGCACCCTAGATCATCATTCAAGGCTTTCTTGGAAGTAGTAAAAAGGCGGAGCTTACCATGGGAAGACGTTGAGATGGATGCCATCCACTCCTTACAGCTTATAATGAGAGGATCCTTGCAAGATGATAATGAGAAGGACTCCAAGACAATTGTTGATGCAACTTCAGTTGATGCAAGGATCCAGAGAGTGGATGAACTGCATCTTGTCACTAGTGAGATGGTTCGTCTTATTGAGACAGCTTCCGTCCCTATTTTGGCAGTTGATGCTTTCAGTAATATAAATGGATGGAATACGAAAGTGTCCGAGTTAACAGGATTGTCTGTGCAGCAAGCAATTGGAGTCCCTTTAACTGACATTGTCATTGATGATTCAGTTGAAGAGGTGAAAAGCATGCTCCGCTCGGCTTTGCAAG GCAATGAGGAGAAAAACATTGAGATCAAACTTAAAACATTTGGTTCCGAGGAGGGGAAAGGGCCTATAATCCTGGTTGGTAATGCTTGTTGTAATCGGGACATGCAAGAAAATGTGGTAGGAGTTTGCTTCATTGGGCAAGATGTAACAGGGCAAAAGATGGTAATGGACAAATACACCCGTATCCAAGGCGATTACATTTCAATTGTGCGAAGTCCTTCTGCGCTTATTCCTCCAATTTTTATGATAGATGAATTTGGTTGCTGCCTTGAGTGGAATGATGCAATGCAGAAATTGTCTGGTCTGAAGAGGGAAGAAACCATCAATAGGATGCTTCTTGGGGAGGTGTTCACTGTTCATAACTTTGGTTGTCGAGTTAAAGATCAAGACACATTGACCAAGCTTAGGATATTACTGAATGGTGTAATTGCAGGCCAGGATGCTGGTAAATTGCTATTTGGGTTCTTTGACCACCGTGGTAAATATGTGGAAGCCTTACTTTCTGCAAACAAGAGGATAGATGCAGAAGGTAAGATCACTGGGGCGCTCTGCTTTTTACATGTTCCTAGCCCAGAACTTCAACATGCTTTGAAAGTGCAAAAATTATCAGAAGAGGCTGCAAAGAATAGCCTCATGGAGTTGGCATATATTCGTCAGGAAATCAAGAACCCACTTCAAGGGATCATTTTTACACACAATCTGATGGGAGCTTCTGATTTGAGCGAAGAGCAGAAGCAACATTTGAGGAGGACTGCTCTTTGTCATGAACAATTAGCCAAGATAGTTGACGACACCGATTTGGAAAATATTGAAGAGTG CTATCTGGAATTGAATGCTGTCGAATTCAACCTCGGGGAAACTCTGGAGGTGGTCATAACACAAGCTATGATTTTGAGCGGGGAGAGACAGGTGGACCTCATCCCTGAGTCACCAAGAGAAGTGTCCTCTATGTTCTTGTATGGTGACAACTTGAGACTTCAGCAGGTCCTGTCTGATTTCTTGACAAATGCACTCCTCTTCACACCTGCATTTGAAGGATCATCGGTTGTGCTCAGGGTCATCCCTAGAGCGGAGCGTATAGGGACTGCGATACACATTGTTCATGTTGAATTTCG GATAACGCATCCAGCACCTGGGATCTCAGAAGCTTTGATTCAAGAGATGTTCCACCACGGCCAGGGTTTCTCAAAGGAAGGTCTTGGCCTGTACATCAGTCAGAAACTTGTGAAGATTATGAATGGTACTGTACAGTATCTTAGGGAGGCAGAGAGGTCATCTTTCATCATTCTCATTGAATTCCCATTGGTTCGTCGCAGTGTGGAGTCTAGGTGA